From the genome of Castor canadensis chromosome 4, mCasCan1.hap1v2, whole genome shotgun sequence, one region includes:
- the Tnfrsf11a gene encoding tumor necrosis factor receptor superfamily member 11A isoform X2 — MNISGNVAAGASQESTCLLNALLPLTACACPAAWMSTWIPGMKKINACCIKFVIPARLWWPWTPGTARPHGAVPARPATTGARTASAAAATPSARPVLAPSTPLNTDTVCKICPVGYFSDTFSSIDKCKPWTNCSNLGKMEAHGGTEKKDVVCSARRTPAEETHVFLPSLVILLLFTSVALVAAVIFGIYYRKKGKALTANLWHWVNDACGRLGGNKETSRDSCTLPAASSEREGREGALLLTVEEKMVPEDMCFPDGAGVRGGTCAGGRPCAPHEDAGMFSLVSEVQAEGDPFRQIPTEDEYVDRRSPPPDSSLLLTQPGSKSTPPFPEPLEVGENDSLSQCFTGTESIEDSESCNSTEPPGRTDWIPVNSEKCLQKEVERGWAASSDSAEGCTGCGGPPREDHEPTMGSLKRGPLPQCAHSMGLPPEGVAGGTEGGSHPKDGADGRLPGSARGSGSTPSDQPPASGNVTGNSNSTFISSGQVMNFKGDIIVVYVSQTSQEGAAGPGPAVAEPEPVGRPVQEETPVRRDSFAGPGPRFPDPGGAGLDEASRPVQEQGTAEA, encoded by the exons GCAAGGCTCTGGTGGCCGTGGACCCCGGGAACCGCACGTCCCCACGGCGCTGTGCCTGCACGACCGGCTACCACTGGAGCCAGGACTGCGAGTGCTGCCGCCGCAACACCGAGTGCGCGCCCGGTTTTGGCGCCCAGCACCCCT CTCAACACAGACACGGTGTGCAAGATTTGCCCTGTAGGCTACTTCTCAGATACCTTTTCTTCCATAGACAAATGCAAACCCTGGACCAA CTGTAGCAACCTTGGAAAGATGGAGGCACATGGAGGGACAGAGAAAAAAGATGTGGTGTGCAGTGCACGTAGAACTCCGGCCGAGG AAACCCATGTTTTCCTGCCTAGTTTGGTCATTCTGCTTCTCTTTACATCCGTGGCACTGGTTGCTGCTGTCATCTTCGGCATTTACtataggaagaaagggaaagcactcacag CTAATTTGTGGCACTGGGTGAATGATGCTTGTGGCCGTCTAGGTGGAAATAAG GAGACCTCGAGGGACAGCTGCACTCTCCCTGCAGCCTCCAGTGAGCGGGAAGGGCGTGAAGGTGCCTTACTGCTGACGGTGGAGGAGAAGATGGTCCCAGAAGACATGTGCTTTCCGGATGGTGCTGGTGTCCGTGGGGGTACTTGTGCAGGAGGCAGGCCTTGTGCACCCCACGAAGATGCTGGGATGTTCTCACTGGTCAGCGAGGTGCAGGCCGAGGGGGACCCCTTCAGGCAGATTCCCACGGAAGATGAGTACGTGGACCGGCGCTCACCACCCCCAGACTCTTCCCTGCTCCTGACCCAACCTGGAAGCAAATCTACACCCCCTTTCCCGGAGCCTCTGGAGGTGGGGGAGAATGACAGTTTGAGTCAGTGCTTCACAGGGACCGAGAGCATAGAGGATTCAGAAAGCTGTAACTCCACGGAGCCCCCAGGCAGGACTGACTGGATCCCTGTGAATTCTGAAAAATGCTTACAAAAAGAAGTAGAAAGGGGCTGGGCGGCCAGCTCTGACTCAGCAGAGGGCTGCACAGGCTGTGGGGGCCCTCCCAGGGAAGACCATGAACCCACTATGGGTTCCCTGAAACGGGGACCATTGCCCCAGTGTGCCCACAGCATGGGGCTTCCCCCTGAAGGAGTGGCTGGAGGGACAGAGGGGGGCAGCCACCCCAAGGATGGGGCTGATGGAAGACTTCCAGGCTCAGCCAGGGGATCTGGAAGCACCCCCAGTGACCAACCACCTGCTTCTG GAAATGTGACTGGAAACAGCAACTCCACGTTCATTTCCAGCGGGCAGGTGATGAACTTCAAGGGCGACATCATCGTGGTCTACGTCAGCCAGACCTCGCAGGAGGGCGCGGCGGGGCCGGGGCCCGCGGTGGCCGAGCCCGAGCCGGTGGGCCGCCCGGTGCAGGAGGAGACGCCGGTGCGCCGCGACTCGTTCGCGGGCCCCGGGCCGCGCTTCCCGGACCCGGGCGGTGCGGGGCTGGACGAGGCCTCGCGGCCGGTGCAGGAGCAGGGAACGGCCGAGGCCTGA